Proteins encoded together in one Jaculus jaculus isolate mJacJac1 chromosome 7, mJacJac1.mat.Y.cur, whole genome shotgun sequence window:
- the Homez gene encoding homeobox and leucine zipper protein Homez isoform X1, with protein MVRGWEPPPGRDRAITEGHKSEYTMPPSKDASSFNSSATRLICLPPISEDLQPVWTQAAQTSELDGNEHLLQTFSYFPYPSLADIALLCLRYGLQMEKVKTWFMAQRLRCGISWSSEEIEETRARVVYHRDQLHFKSLLSFTHHTGCPPQEAPPPMLPPEQVGLGICPLTLGEPTQMKRLKIEPEESSQVPPMPVSHQKVKEPLMTPDRAFLQQSDQSRSLSEEQADRGPHQACIIGTASWSHSTAARQPCARDKARPISLLGSYYKEELIPNLTPPSSASSFQVLANGATATSEPIQLLGFTSPKEQALPPHVESPWPQRLRPNSEAGRADSMEYLSSDMQRQRKTKRKTKEQLAILKSFFLQCQWARREDYHKLEEITGLPRPEIIQWFGDTRYALKHGQLKWFRDNAVPGGNSFPDLAILTPPSTRSFKEWAKTPPLPTPRHPPDTQPLERYWAAHQQLQKADVLKLSQASGFSTQQVLDWFDSRLPEPAEVVVCLDEEEEEEEEELPEDGEEEEEEEEEDDDEDDVIQD; from the exons ATGGTGCGAGGCTGGGAGCCGCCGCCCGGGCGGGACCGCG CTATCACTGAAGGGCACAAATCAGAATACACCATGCCTCCTAGTAAAGATGCCAGCAGCTTTAATAGTTCAGCAACAAGGCTCATCTGCCTCCCTCCGATTTCTGAAGACCTCCAGCCTGTGTGGACCCAAGCAGCTCAGACCAGTGAGCTGGATGGAAATGAACACCTGCTACAAACCTTCAGCTACTTTCCCTATCCCAGCCTAGCAGACATTGCCCTTCTTTGCCTGCGGTATGGGCTGCAGATGGAGAAGGTCAAGACTTGGTTCATGGCCCAACGACTCCGCTGTGGCATTAGCTGGTCATCTgaagaaatagaagagacacGAGCCAGAGTAGTCTACCATAGGGACCAACTCCATTTCAAATCCCTTCTCTCTTTTACTCATCATACAGGGTGTCCTCCCCAGGAGGCACCTCCTCCCATGCTACCTCCAGAACAAGTTGGTCTTGGAATATGTCCTCTGACTCTTGGTGAGCCCACCCAGATGAAAAGATTGAAGATAGAGCCTGAGGAGTCCTCCCAGGTACCACCAATGCCAGTGAGTCACCAGAAAGTGAAGGAACCCTTGATGACACCTGACAGAGCATTCCTCCAGCAGTCAGATCAAAGTCGCAGCCTCTCTGAGGAGCAGGCAGACAGGGGTCCCCACCAGGCATGTATCATAGGTACTGCTTCCTGGAGTCACTCCACAGCTGCCCGTCAGCCATGTGCTCGGGATAAGGCCCGACCCATCTCATTACTTGGCAGTTATTATAAGGAGGAATTGATACCTAATTtgactcctccttcctctgcctcttctttccagGTTCTGGCTAATGGAGCTACTGCCACCTCTGAACCCATCCAGTTGCTGGGCTTTACTTCACCCAAAGAACAAGCACTACCCCCACATGTGGAATCACCCTGGCCCCAGAGGCTACGGCCTAACTCAGAAGCAGGTAGAGCTGACTCCATGGAATACCTTTCCTCAGATATGCAGCGCCAGCGAAAGACTAAGCGTAAAACCAAGGAGCAACTAGCAATCCTCAAGTCCTTTTTTCTTCAGTGTCAATGGGCAAGACGTGAAGATTACCATAAATTGGAAGAGATTACTGGTTTACCTCGCCCTGAGATCATTCAGTGGTTTGGTGACACACGCTATGCCTTGAAACATGGGCAACTCAAGTGGTTTCGGGACAATGCAGTACCTGGTGGCAATAGTTTCCCAGACCTAGCAATTCTCACACCACCGTCAACCCGCTCCTTCAAAGAATGGGCCAAGACACCACCTCTGCCAACCCCCCGACACCCACCGGATACACAACCCTTGGAAAGGTACTGGGCAGCCCACCAACAGCTACAGAAAGCTGATGTACTTAAATTGAGTCAGGCATCAGGATTTAGCACTCAGCAAGTACTGGACTGGTTTGATTCTCGATTACCTGAGCCAGCTGAGGTGGTAGTCTGTCtagatgaagaagaggaggaggaggaggaggaactgccagaagatggggaggaagaagaggaggaggaagaggaagatgatgaTGAGGATGATGTCATACAGGACTAA
- the Homez gene encoding homeobox and leucine zipper protein Homez isoform X2 — MPEFGWQASSTAITEGHKSEYTMPPSKDASSFNSSATRLICLPPISEDLQPVWTQAAQTSELDGNEHLLQTFSYFPYPSLADIALLCLRYGLQMEKVKTWFMAQRLRCGISWSSEEIEETRARVVYHRDQLHFKSLLSFTHHTGCPPQEAPPPMLPPEQVGLGICPLTLGEPTQMKRLKIEPEESSQVPPMPVSHQKVKEPLMTPDRAFLQQSDQSRSLSEEQADRGPHQACIIGTASWSHSTAARQPCARDKARPISLLGSYYKEELIPNLTPPSSASSFQVLANGATATSEPIQLLGFTSPKEQALPPHVESPWPQRLRPNSEAGRADSMEYLSSDMQRQRKTKRKTKEQLAILKSFFLQCQWARREDYHKLEEITGLPRPEIIQWFGDTRYALKHGQLKWFRDNAVPGGNSFPDLAILTPPSTRSFKEWAKTPPLPTPRHPPDTQPLERYWAAHQQLQKADVLKLSQASGFSTQQVLDWFDSRLPEPAEVVVCLDEEEEEEEEELPEDGEEEEEEEEEDDDEDDVIQD, encoded by the coding sequence CTATCACTGAAGGGCACAAATCAGAATACACCATGCCTCCTAGTAAAGATGCCAGCAGCTTTAATAGTTCAGCAACAAGGCTCATCTGCCTCCCTCCGATTTCTGAAGACCTCCAGCCTGTGTGGACCCAAGCAGCTCAGACCAGTGAGCTGGATGGAAATGAACACCTGCTACAAACCTTCAGCTACTTTCCCTATCCCAGCCTAGCAGACATTGCCCTTCTTTGCCTGCGGTATGGGCTGCAGATGGAGAAGGTCAAGACTTGGTTCATGGCCCAACGACTCCGCTGTGGCATTAGCTGGTCATCTgaagaaatagaagagacacGAGCCAGAGTAGTCTACCATAGGGACCAACTCCATTTCAAATCCCTTCTCTCTTTTACTCATCATACAGGGTGTCCTCCCCAGGAGGCACCTCCTCCCATGCTACCTCCAGAACAAGTTGGTCTTGGAATATGTCCTCTGACTCTTGGTGAGCCCACCCAGATGAAAAGATTGAAGATAGAGCCTGAGGAGTCCTCCCAGGTACCACCAATGCCAGTGAGTCACCAGAAAGTGAAGGAACCCTTGATGACACCTGACAGAGCATTCCTCCAGCAGTCAGATCAAAGTCGCAGCCTCTCTGAGGAGCAGGCAGACAGGGGTCCCCACCAGGCATGTATCATAGGTACTGCTTCCTGGAGTCACTCCACAGCTGCCCGTCAGCCATGTGCTCGGGATAAGGCCCGACCCATCTCATTACTTGGCAGTTATTATAAGGAGGAATTGATACCTAATTtgactcctccttcctctgcctcttctttccagGTTCTGGCTAATGGAGCTACTGCCACCTCTGAACCCATCCAGTTGCTGGGCTTTACTTCACCCAAAGAACAAGCACTACCCCCACATGTGGAATCACCCTGGCCCCAGAGGCTACGGCCTAACTCAGAAGCAGGTAGAGCTGACTCCATGGAATACCTTTCCTCAGATATGCAGCGCCAGCGAAAGACTAAGCGTAAAACCAAGGAGCAACTAGCAATCCTCAAGTCCTTTTTTCTTCAGTGTCAATGGGCAAGACGTGAAGATTACCATAAATTGGAAGAGATTACTGGTTTACCTCGCCCTGAGATCATTCAGTGGTTTGGTGACACACGCTATGCCTTGAAACATGGGCAACTCAAGTGGTTTCGGGACAATGCAGTACCTGGTGGCAATAGTTTCCCAGACCTAGCAATTCTCACACCACCGTCAACCCGCTCCTTCAAAGAATGGGCCAAGACACCACCTCTGCCAACCCCCCGACACCCACCGGATACACAACCCTTGGAAAGGTACTGGGCAGCCCACCAACAGCTACAGAAAGCTGATGTACTTAAATTGAGTCAGGCATCAGGATTTAGCACTCAGCAAGTACTGGACTGGTTTGATTCTCGATTACCTGAGCCAGCTGAGGTGGTAGTCTGTCtagatgaagaagaggaggaggaggaggaggaactgccagaagatggggaggaagaagaggaggaggaagaggaagatgatgaTGAGGATGATGTCATACAGGACTAA
- the Homez gene encoding homeobox and leucine zipper protein Homez isoform X6, with protein MVRGWEPPPGRDRAITEGHKSEYTMPPSKDASSFNSSATRLICLPPISEDLQPVWTQAAQTSELDGNEHLLQTFSYFPYPSLADIALLCLRYGLQMEKVKTWFMAQRLRCGISWSSEEIEETRARVVYHRDQLHFKSLLSFTHHTGCPPQEAPPPMLPPEQVGLGICPLTLGEPTQMKRLKIEPEESSQVLANGATATSEPIQLLGFTSPKEQALPPHVESPWPQRLRPNSEAGRADSMEYLSSDMQRQRKTKRKTKEQLAILKSFFLQCQWARREDYHKLEEITGLPRPEIIQWFGDTRYALKHGQLKWFRDNAVPGGNSFPDLAILTPPSTRSFKEWAKTPPLPTPRHPPDTQPLERYWAAHQQLQKADVLKLSQASGFSTQQVLDWFDSRLPEPAEVVVCLDEEEEEEEEELPEDGEEEEEEEEEDDDEDDVIQD; from the exons ATGGTGCGAGGCTGGGAGCCGCCGCCCGGGCGGGACCGCG CTATCACTGAAGGGCACAAATCAGAATACACCATGCCTCCTAGTAAAGATGCCAGCAGCTTTAATAGTTCAGCAACAAGGCTCATCTGCCTCCCTCCGATTTCTGAAGACCTCCAGCCTGTGTGGACCCAAGCAGCTCAGACCAGTGAGCTGGATGGAAATGAACACCTGCTACAAACCTTCAGCTACTTTCCCTATCCCAGCCTAGCAGACATTGCCCTTCTTTGCCTGCGGTATGGGCTGCAGATGGAGAAGGTCAAGACTTGGTTCATGGCCCAACGACTCCGCTGTGGCATTAGCTGGTCATCTgaagaaatagaagagacacGAGCCAGAGTAGTCTACCATAGGGACCAACTCCATTTCAAATCCCTTCTCTCTTTTACTCATCATACAGGGTGTCCTCCCCAGGAGGCACCTCCTCCCATGCTACCTCCAGAACAAGTTGGTCTTGGAATATGTCCTCTGACTCTTGGTGAGCCCACCCAGATGAAAAGATTGAAGATAGAGCCTGAGGAGTCCTCCCAG GTTCTGGCTAATGGAGCTACTGCCACCTCTGAACCCATCCAGTTGCTGGGCTTTACTTCACCCAAAGAACAAGCACTACCCCCACATGTGGAATCACCCTGGCCCCAGAGGCTACGGCCTAACTCAGAAGCAGGTAGAGCTGACTCCATGGAATACCTTTCCTCAGATATGCAGCGCCAGCGAAAGACTAAGCGTAAAACCAAGGAGCAACTAGCAATCCTCAAGTCCTTTTTTCTTCAGTGTCAATGGGCAAGACGTGAAGATTACCATAAATTGGAAGAGATTACTGGTTTACCTCGCCCTGAGATCATTCAGTGGTTTGGTGACACACGCTATGCCTTGAAACATGGGCAACTCAAGTGGTTTCGGGACAATGCAGTACCTGGTGGCAATAGTTTCCCAGACCTAGCAATTCTCACACCACCGTCAACCCGCTCCTTCAAAGAATGGGCCAAGACACCACCTCTGCCAACCCCCCGACACCCACCGGATACACAACCCTTGGAAAGGTACTGGGCAGCCCACCAACAGCTACAGAAAGCTGATGTACTTAAATTGAGTCAGGCATCAGGATTTAGCACTCAGCAAGTACTGGACTGGTTTGATTCTCGATTACCTGAGCCAGCTGAGGTGGTAGTCTGTCtagatgaagaagaggaggaggaggaggaggaactgccagaagatggggaggaagaagaggaggaggaagaggaagatgatgaTGAGGATGATGTCATACAGGACTAA
- the Homez gene encoding homeobox and leucine zipper protein Homez isoform X4 encodes MVRGWEPPPGRDRAITEGHKSEYTMPPSKDASSFNSSATRLICLPPISEDLQPVWTQAAQTSELDGNEHLLQTFSYFPYPSLADIALLCLRYGLQMEKVKTWFMAQRLRCGISWSSEEIEETRARVVYHRDQLHFKSLLSFTHHTGCPPQEAPPPMLPPEQVGLGICPLTLGEPTQMKRLKIEPEESSQVPPMPVSHQKVKEPLMTPDRAFLQQSDQSRSLSEEQADRGPHQVLANGATATSEPIQLLGFTSPKEQALPPHVESPWPQRLRPNSEAGRADSMEYLSSDMQRQRKTKRKTKEQLAILKSFFLQCQWARREDYHKLEEITGLPRPEIIQWFGDTRYALKHGQLKWFRDNAVPGGNSFPDLAILTPPSTRSFKEWAKTPPLPTPRHPPDTQPLERYWAAHQQLQKADVLKLSQASGFSTQQVLDWFDSRLPEPAEVVVCLDEEEEEEEEELPEDGEEEEEEEEEDDDEDDVIQD; translated from the exons ATGGTGCGAGGCTGGGAGCCGCCGCCCGGGCGGGACCGCG CTATCACTGAAGGGCACAAATCAGAATACACCATGCCTCCTAGTAAAGATGCCAGCAGCTTTAATAGTTCAGCAACAAGGCTCATCTGCCTCCCTCCGATTTCTGAAGACCTCCAGCCTGTGTGGACCCAAGCAGCTCAGACCAGTGAGCTGGATGGAAATGAACACCTGCTACAAACCTTCAGCTACTTTCCCTATCCCAGCCTAGCAGACATTGCCCTTCTTTGCCTGCGGTATGGGCTGCAGATGGAGAAGGTCAAGACTTGGTTCATGGCCCAACGACTCCGCTGTGGCATTAGCTGGTCATCTgaagaaatagaagagacacGAGCCAGAGTAGTCTACCATAGGGACCAACTCCATTTCAAATCCCTTCTCTCTTTTACTCATCATACAGGGTGTCCTCCCCAGGAGGCACCTCCTCCCATGCTACCTCCAGAACAAGTTGGTCTTGGAATATGTCCTCTGACTCTTGGTGAGCCCACCCAGATGAAAAGATTGAAGATAGAGCCTGAGGAGTCCTCCCAGGTACCACCAATGCCAGTGAGTCACCAGAAAGTGAAGGAACCCTTGATGACACCTGACAGAGCATTCCTCCAGCAGTCAGATCAAAGTCGCAGCCTCTCTGAGGAGCAGGCAGACAGGGGTCCCCACCAG GTTCTGGCTAATGGAGCTACTGCCACCTCTGAACCCATCCAGTTGCTGGGCTTTACTTCACCCAAAGAACAAGCACTACCCCCACATGTGGAATCACCCTGGCCCCAGAGGCTACGGCCTAACTCAGAAGCAGGTAGAGCTGACTCCATGGAATACCTTTCCTCAGATATGCAGCGCCAGCGAAAGACTAAGCGTAAAACCAAGGAGCAACTAGCAATCCTCAAGTCCTTTTTTCTTCAGTGTCAATGGGCAAGACGTGAAGATTACCATAAATTGGAAGAGATTACTGGTTTACCTCGCCCTGAGATCATTCAGTGGTTTGGTGACACACGCTATGCCTTGAAACATGGGCAACTCAAGTGGTTTCGGGACAATGCAGTACCTGGTGGCAATAGTTTCCCAGACCTAGCAATTCTCACACCACCGTCAACCCGCTCCTTCAAAGAATGGGCCAAGACACCACCTCTGCCAACCCCCCGACACCCACCGGATACACAACCCTTGGAAAGGTACTGGGCAGCCCACCAACAGCTACAGAAAGCTGATGTACTTAAATTGAGTCAGGCATCAGGATTTAGCACTCAGCAAGTACTGGACTGGTTTGATTCTCGATTACCTGAGCCAGCTGAGGTGGTAGTCTGTCtagatgaagaagaggaggaggaggaggaggaactgccagaagatggggaggaagaagaggaggaggaagaggaagatgatgaTGAGGATGATGTCATACAGGACTAA
- the Homez gene encoding homeobox and leucine zipper protein Homez isoform X3 — MPPSKDASSFNSSATRLICLPPISEDLQPVWTQAAQTSELDGNEHLLQTFSYFPYPSLADIALLCLRYGLQMEKVKTWFMAQRLRCGISWSSEEIEETRARVVYHRDQLHFKSLLSFTHHTGCPPQEAPPPMLPPEQVGLGICPLTLGEPTQMKRLKIEPEESSQVPPMPVSHQKVKEPLMTPDRAFLQQSDQSRSLSEEQADRGPHQACIIGTASWSHSTAARQPCARDKARPISLLGSYYKEELIPNLTPPSSASSFQVLANGATATSEPIQLLGFTSPKEQALPPHVESPWPQRLRPNSEAGRADSMEYLSSDMQRQRKTKRKTKEQLAILKSFFLQCQWARREDYHKLEEITGLPRPEIIQWFGDTRYALKHGQLKWFRDNAVPGGNSFPDLAILTPPSTRSFKEWAKTPPLPTPRHPPDTQPLERYWAAHQQLQKADVLKLSQASGFSTQQVLDWFDSRLPEPAEVVVCLDEEEEEEEEELPEDGEEEEEEEEEDDDEDDVIQD, encoded by the coding sequence ATGCCTCCTAGTAAAGATGCCAGCAGCTTTAATAGTTCAGCAACAAGGCTCATCTGCCTCCCTCCGATTTCTGAAGACCTCCAGCCTGTGTGGACCCAAGCAGCTCAGACCAGTGAGCTGGATGGAAATGAACACCTGCTACAAACCTTCAGCTACTTTCCCTATCCCAGCCTAGCAGACATTGCCCTTCTTTGCCTGCGGTATGGGCTGCAGATGGAGAAGGTCAAGACTTGGTTCATGGCCCAACGACTCCGCTGTGGCATTAGCTGGTCATCTgaagaaatagaagagacacGAGCCAGAGTAGTCTACCATAGGGACCAACTCCATTTCAAATCCCTTCTCTCTTTTACTCATCATACAGGGTGTCCTCCCCAGGAGGCACCTCCTCCCATGCTACCTCCAGAACAAGTTGGTCTTGGAATATGTCCTCTGACTCTTGGTGAGCCCACCCAGATGAAAAGATTGAAGATAGAGCCTGAGGAGTCCTCCCAGGTACCACCAATGCCAGTGAGTCACCAGAAAGTGAAGGAACCCTTGATGACACCTGACAGAGCATTCCTCCAGCAGTCAGATCAAAGTCGCAGCCTCTCTGAGGAGCAGGCAGACAGGGGTCCCCACCAGGCATGTATCATAGGTACTGCTTCCTGGAGTCACTCCACAGCTGCCCGTCAGCCATGTGCTCGGGATAAGGCCCGACCCATCTCATTACTTGGCAGTTATTATAAGGAGGAATTGATACCTAATTtgactcctccttcctctgcctcttctttccagGTTCTGGCTAATGGAGCTACTGCCACCTCTGAACCCATCCAGTTGCTGGGCTTTACTTCACCCAAAGAACAAGCACTACCCCCACATGTGGAATCACCCTGGCCCCAGAGGCTACGGCCTAACTCAGAAGCAGGTAGAGCTGACTCCATGGAATACCTTTCCTCAGATATGCAGCGCCAGCGAAAGACTAAGCGTAAAACCAAGGAGCAACTAGCAATCCTCAAGTCCTTTTTTCTTCAGTGTCAATGGGCAAGACGTGAAGATTACCATAAATTGGAAGAGATTACTGGTTTACCTCGCCCTGAGATCATTCAGTGGTTTGGTGACACACGCTATGCCTTGAAACATGGGCAACTCAAGTGGTTTCGGGACAATGCAGTACCTGGTGGCAATAGTTTCCCAGACCTAGCAATTCTCACACCACCGTCAACCCGCTCCTTCAAAGAATGGGCCAAGACACCACCTCTGCCAACCCCCCGACACCCACCGGATACACAACCCTTGGAAAGGTACTGGGCAGCCCACCAACAGCTACAGAAAGCTGATGTACTTAAATTGAGTCAGGCATCAGGATTTAGCACTCAGCAAGTACTGGACTGGTTTGATTCTCGATTACCTGAGCCAGCTGAGGTGGTAGTCTGTCtagatgaagaagaggaggaggaggaggaggaactgccagaagatggggaggaagaagaggaggaggaagaggaagatgatgaTGAGGATGATGTCATACAGGACTAA
- the Homez gene encoding homeobox and leucine zipper protein Homez isoform X5, producing the protein MVRGWEPPPGRDRAITEGHKSEYTMPPSKDASSFNSSATRLICLPPISEDLQPVWTQAAQTSELDGNEHLLQTFSYFPYPSLADIALLCLRYGLQMEKVKTWFMAQRLRCGISWSSEEIEETRARVVYHRDQLHFKSLLSFTHHTGCPPQEAPPPMLPPEQVGLGICPLTLGEPTQMKRLKIEPEESSQVPPMPVLANGATATSEPIQLLGFTSPKEQALPPHVESPWPQRLRPNSEAGRADSMEYLSSDMQRQRKTKRKTKEQLAILKSFFLQCQWARREDYHKLEEITGLPRPEIIQWFGDTRYALKHGQLKWFRDNAVPGGNSFPDLAILTPPSTRSFKEWAKTPPLPTPRHPPDTQPLERYWAAHQQLQKADVLKLSQASGFSTQQVLDWFDSRLPEPAEVVVCLDEEEEEEEEELPEDGEEEEEEEEEDDDEDDVIQD; encoded by the exons ATGGTGCGAGGCTGGGAGCCGCCGCCCGGGCGGGACCGCG CTATCACTGAAGGGCACAAATCAGAATACACCATGCCTCCTAGTAAAGATGCCAGCAGCTTTAATAGTTCAGCAACAAGGCTCATCTGCCTCCCTCCGATTTCTGAAGACCTCCAGCCTGTGTGGACCCAAGCAGCTCAGACCAGTGAGCTGGATGGAAATGAACACCTGCTACAAACCTTCAGCTACTTTCCCTATCCCAGCCTAGCAGACATTGCCCTTCTTTGCCTGCGGTATGGGCTGCAGATGGAGAAGGTCAAGACTTGGTTCATGGCCCAACGACTCCGCTGTGGCATTAGCTGGTCATCTgaagaaatagaagagacacGAGCCAGAGTAGTCTACCATAGGGACCAACTCCATTTCAAATCCCTTCTCTCTTTTACTCATCATACAGGGTGTCCTCCCCAGGAGGCACCTCCTCCCATGCTACCTCCAGAACAAGTTGGTCTTGGAATATGTCCTCTGACTCTTGGTGAGCCCACCCAGATGAAAAGATTGAAGATAGAGCCTGAGGAGTCCTCCCAGGTACCACCAATGCCA GTTCTGGCTAATGGAGCTACTGCCACCTCTGAACCCATCCAGTTGCTGGGCTTTACTTCACCCAAAGAACAAGCACTACCCCCACATGTGGAATCACCCTGGCCCCAGAGGCTACGGCCTAACTCAGAAGCAGGTAGAGCTGACTCCATGGAATACCTTTCCTCAGATATGCAGCGCCAGCGAAAGACTAAGCGTAAAACCAAGGAGCAACTAGCAATCCTCAAGTCCTTTTTTCTTCAGTGTCAATGGGCAAGACGTGAAGATTACCATAAATTGGAAGAGATTACTGGTTTACCTCGCCCTGAGATCATTCAGTGGTTTGGTGACACACGCTATGCCTTGAAACATGGGCAACTCAAGTGGTTTCGGGACAATGCAGTACCTGGTGGCAATAGTTTCCCAGACCTAGCAATTCTCACACCACCGTCAACCCGCTCCTTCAAAGAATGGGCCAAGACACCACCTCTGCCAACCCCCCGACACCCACCGGATACACAACCCTTGGAAAGGTACTGGGCAGCCCACCAACAGCTACAGAAAGCTGATGTACTTAAATTGAGTCAGGCATCAGGATTTAGCACTCAGCAAGTACTGGACTGGTTTGATTCTCGATTACCTGAGCCAGCTGAGGTGGTAGTCTGTCtagatgaagaagaggaggaggaggaggaggaactgccagaagatggggaggaagaagaggaggaggaagaggaagatgatgaTGAGGATGATGTCATACAGGACTAA